Proteins from a genomic interval of Streptomyces sp. NBC_01445:
- a CDS encoding extracellular solute-binding protein gives MKYRRTAASLIPLALVSASLLTGCGYLPGAGDEQRTVTVWLMKDSASDAFLKRFTKSFEDKNPGLRLDIRIQEWTGIGEKVSAALTQDKGATASGDAADGPAPDVIEVGNTQVPQYVDEGGLLDLSLESARDFGMEEWLPGLADPGMFHSRQYGIPWYAANRVVIYNKDLFAKAGIKQPPRTRAEWLDDTRRLNTHGDQGIYLAGQDWYTLSGFIWDEGGDLATEHGGIWEGSLHTPAALRGMEFYRQLQALGHGPKDADEEHPPQSGEFAKGDVGQIVAVPGVAQAVEQQNPELKGKLGYFPIPGKTAAKPGSVFTGGSDLVVPENTDDRDGAVAVVKALSGEKWQKDLARTMNYVPNKTTLSDAVADEPGVAAMAAGAARGRATPVSPLWARVEADNPIKAYMSKVLAGAAPAEAAGAASRRITKELDASGP, from the coding sequence GTGAAGTACCGCCGCACCGCCGCGTCCCTCATCCCCCTCGCCCTCGTGTCCGCCTCGCTGCTCACGGGCTGCGGCTATCTGCCAGGAGCGGGCGACGAGCAGCGCACCGTGACCGTCTGGCTGATGAAGGACAGCGCGTCGGACGCGTTCCTCAAGCGGTTCACGAAGAGCTTCGAGGACAAGAACCCCGGCCTGCGCCTGGACATCCGTATCCAGGAGTGGACCGGCATCGGCGAGAAGGTGAGCGCGGCCCTCACCCAGGACAAGGGCGCCACGGCCAGTGGCGACGCGGCGGACGGACCGGCGCCCGACGTCATCGAGGTCGGCAACACGCAGGTGCCCCAGTACGTCGACGAGGGCGGACTGCTCGACCTCAGCCTGGAGTCCGCGCGCGACTTCGGCATGGAGGAGTGGCTGCCCGGACTCGCCGACCCCGGCATGTTCCACTCGCGCCAGTACGGCATCCCCTGGTACGCGGCCAACCGGGTGGTGATCTACAACAAGGACCTGTTCGCCAAGGCGGGCATCAAGCAGCCGCCCCGCACCCGCGCCGAGTGGCTCGACGACACACGGCGTCTCAACACCCACGGTGACCAGGGCATCTACCTGGCCGGCCAGGACTGGTACACGCTCTCCGGATTCATCTGGGACGAGGGCGGCGACCTCGCGACGGAGCACGGCGGCATCTGGGAGGGCAGCCTGCACACCCCGGCGGCGCTGCGCGGCATGGAGTTCTACCGGCAGCTCCAGGCGCTCGGCCACGGGCCCAAGGACGCCGATGAGGAACACCCCCCGCAGTCGGGCGAGTTCGCGAAGGGCGACGTCGGCCAGATCGTCGCCGTGCCCGGCGTCGCCCAGGCTGTCGAGCAGCAGAACCCCGAACTCAAGGGAAAGCTGGGCTACTTCCCGATCCCCGGCAAGACGGCGGCCAAGCCGGGATCCGTCTTCACCGGCGGCTCCGACCTGGTCGTGCCCGAGAACACCGACGACCGCGACGGAGCCGTCGCGGTCGTCAAGGCCCTGTCCGGCGAGAAGTGGCAGAAGGACCTGGCCAGGACCATGAACTACGTGCCCAACAAGACGACCCTGAGCGACGCCGTCGCCGACGAGCCGGGCGTGGCCGCGATGGCGGCGGGCGCCGCACGCGGCCGGGCCACGCCGGTGTCCCCGCTGTGGGCGAGGGTCGAGGCCGACAACCCGATCAAGGCGTACATGTCGAAGGTGCTCGCCGGGGCCGCCCCGGCCGAGGCGGCCGGGGCGGCTTCCCGACGGATCACCAAGGAGCTGGACGCCAGCGGACCGTGA
- a CDS encoding excinuclease ABC subunit UvrA, whose protein sequence is MHEPDHDPFVRVRGAREHNLRGVDVDIPRDVLAVFTGVSGSGKSSLAFGTIYAEAQRRYFESVAPYARRLIHQVGAPKVGEITGLPPAVSLQQRRSSPTSRSSVGTVTTLSNSLRMLFSRAGDYPPGAQRLDSDAFSPNTAAGACPECHGLGVVHRTTEALLVPDPSLSLREGAIAAWPGAWQGKNLRDVLDALGYAVDRPWRELPQEERDWILFTDDQPVVTVHPVRDAGRIQRPYQGTYMSANRYVLKTFADSKSQTLRTKAERFLDSAPCPVCGGARLRAESLAVTFGGRTIADLAHLPLADLAKILDAPGDASETARVLTGDLLARIATVAELGLGYLSLDRATPTLSAGELQRLRLATQLRSGLFGVVYVLDEPSAGLHPADTESLLTVLDRLKASGNSVFVVEHHMDVVRKADWLVDVGPLAGEHGGRVLHSGPVADLASVAESATARYLFDREHVPLRTVREPRSWLKVGPVTRHNLRDVSVDVPLSTFTAVTGVSGSGKSTLIGSITEELEGVGRLVVVDQKPIGRTPRSNLATYTGLFDVVRKVFAATDEAKARKYGVGRFSFNVAGGRCETCQGEGFVSVELLFLPSTYAPCPDCGGARYNAETLEVAYRGRTIAEVLDLTVESAAEFFADTPAVARSLGTLLDVGLGYLRLGQPATELSGGEAQRIKLASELQRGRRGSTLYLLDEPTTGLHPADVEVLMRQLHGLVDAGHTVVVVEHDMAVVAGADWVIDLGPGGGDAGGRIVATGPPTEVARASGSTTAPYLARAFPPGALPEARS, encoded by the coding sequence ATGCACGAGCCCGACCACGATCCGTTCGTCCGTGTGCGGGGTGCCCGTGAGCACAATCTGCGGGGCGTCGACGTGGACATCCCGCGCGACGTGCTCGCCGTCTTCACGGGGGTCTCCGGCTCCGGGAAGTCCTCGCTCGCCTTCGGCACGATCTACGCCGAGGCGCAGCGCCGCTACTTCGAGTCCGTGGCCCCGTACGCGCGCCGCCTCATCCACCAGGTCGGTGCGCCCAAAGTCGGCGAGATCACCGGGCTTCCGCCGGCCGTCTCGCTCCAGCAGCGCCGTTCCTCCCCCACGTCCCGGTCCTCCGTCGGCACGGTGACGACGCTCTCGAACTCGCTGCGCATGCTGTTCTCGCGCGCGGGCGACTACCCGCCCGGCGCGCAGCGGCTCGACTCCGACGCCTTCTCGCCGAACACGGCGGCCGGGGCGTGCCCCGAATGTCACGGGCTCGGCGTGGTGCACCGCACGACGGAGGCGCTCCTCGTGCCCGACCCGTCCCTGTCCCTCCGCGAGGGCGCGATCGCCGCGTGGCCGGGTGCCTGGCAGGGCAAGAACCTGCGCGACGTCCTGGACGCGCTCGGGTACGCCGTCGACCGGCCCTGGCGTGAACTGCCGCAGGAAGAACGCGACTGGATCCTGTTCACGGACGACCAACCCGTCGTCACCGTGCACCCCGTGCGGGACGCGGGCCGGATCCAACGTCCGTACCAGGGCACGTACATGAGCGCGAACCGCTACGTGCTCAAGACGTTCGCGGACTCCAAGAGCCAGACGCTGCGGACGAAGGCCGAGCGGTTCCTCGACAGCGCGCCGTGTCCGGTGTGCGGCGGGGCGCGGCTGCGGGCCGAATCGCTCGCGGTGACGTTCGGCGGACGGACGATCGCGGATCTCGCGCATCTGCCGCTCGCGGACCTGGCGAAGATCCTCGACGCCCCCGGCGACGCCTCGGAGACGGCGCGGGTCCTCACCGGCGACCTCCTGGCCCGCATCGCCACCGTCGCCGAGCTCGGCCTGGGCTACCTCAGCCTGGACCGCGCCACGCCCACGCTGTCCGCCGGTGAGCTCCAACGCCTGCGTCTGGCCACACAGTTGCGCTCCGGACTCTTCGGCGTGGTCTACGTGCTCGACGAGCCGTCGGCGGGCCTGCACCCGGCCGACACCGAGTCGCTCCTCACCGTCCTCGACCGGCTCAAGGCGTCCGGCAACTCGGTGTTCGTCGTCGAGCACCACATGGATGTCGTCCGCAAGGCCGACTGGCTCGTCGACGTCGGCCCGCTCGCGGGCGAGCACGGCGGCCGCGTCCTGCACAGCGGTCCCGTCGCGGATCTGGCGTCCGTCGCGGAGTCGGCGACGGCCCGCTACCTGTTCGACCGCGAGCACGTGCCCTTGCGCACGGTGCGGGAGCCGCGCAGCTGGCTGAAGGTCGGCCCGGTGACCAGACACAATCTGCGCGATGTGTCGGTGGACGTACCGCTGTCCACGTTCACGGCCGTCACCGGTGTCTCCGGGTCCGGGAAGTCCACGCTCATCGGCTCGATCACCGAGGAACTGGAGGGCGTGGGCCGCCTCGTGGTCGTCGACCAGAAGCCGATCGGGCGCACCCCGCGCTCCAACCTGGCCACGTACACGGGCCTGTTCGACGTCGTACGGAAGGTGTTCGCGGCCACCGACGAGGCCAAGGCCCGCAAGTACGGCGTGGGGCGCTTCTCGTTCAACGTGGCCGGCGGCCGGTGCGAGACCTGCCAGGGCGAGGGCTTCGTCAGCGTCGAGCTCCTCTTCCTGCCGAGCACCTACGCGCCCTGCCCGGACTGCGGCGGCGCGCGCTACAACGCCGAGACGCTGGAAGTCGCCTACCGGGGGCGGACCATCGCCGAGGTCCTCGATCTGACGGTGGAGAGCGCGGCGGAGTTCTTCGCGGACACGCCGGCCGTGGCGCGCAGCCTCGGCACGCTGCTCGACGTGGGGCTCGGCTATCTGCGGCTCGGGCAGCCCGCCACCGAGCTGTCCGGCGGGGAGGCCCAACGCATCAAGCTCGCGAGCGAGTTGCAGCGCGGGCGGCGCGGTTCCACGTTGTATCTGCTCGACGAGCCGACGACCGGTCTTCATCCGGCCGATGTCGAGGTTCTGATGCGGCAGTTGCACGGGCTCGTCGACGCCGGGCACACCGTGGTGGTCGTCGAGCACGACATGGCGGTGGTCGCGGGCGCGGACTGGGTGATCGACCTGGGGCCGGGCGGCGGCGACGCGGGCGGTCGGATCGTCGCCACGGGGCCGCCGACGGAGGTGGCGCGGGCGAGCGGGAGCACTACGGCTCCCTATCTCGCCCGTGCCTTTCCGCCAGGCGCTCTGCCGGAAGCGCGGTCATGA
- the egtB gene encoding ergothioneine biosynthesis protein EgtB, with translation MTAQSEDTAPDPEALRERARTALLTARDRTTLLTSCVEGPELTAQHSPLMSPLVWDLAHIGNQEEQWLLRAVAGREAMRPEIDPLYDAFEHPRSERPKLPLLAPKEARGYAAEVRGRALDVLESTPFHGTRLTEAGFAFGMIAQHEQQHDETMLITHQLRSGAPALTAPDPDPVSPAFRGPSEVLVPGGPFTMGTTAEPWSLDNERPAHARLVPPFHIDTAPVTNGAYLAFMDDGGYDNSRWWTPEGWALVRDNGLRSPLFWRREAGQWLRRRFGVTEVVPPDEPVVHVSWYEADAYARWAGRRLPSEAEWEKAARFDPASGRSMRYPWGDADPTPERANLGQRHLRPAPAGSYPAGESPLGVRQLIGDVWEWTSSDFLPYPGFVAFPYREYSEVFFGPDHKVLRGGSFAVDAVACRGTFRNWDYPVRRQIFAGFRTARDGEGA, from the coding sequence ATGACCGCACAGAGCGAAGACACCGCCCCGGACCCCGAGGCACTGCGGGAGCGCGCGCGGACCGCGCTGCTCACCGCGCGGGACCGCACGACGCTGCTCACGAGCTGCGTCGAGGGGCCCGAACTGACTGCACAGCACTCACCGTTGATGTCGCCGCTGGTGTGGGACCTGGCGCACATCGGCAACCAGGAGGAGCAGTGGCTCCTGCGCGCGGTCGCGGGCCGCGAGGCGATGCGCCCGGAGATCGACCCGCTGTACGACGCCTTCGAGCACCCGCGCTCCGAGCGGCCCAAGCTGCCGCTGCTCGCACCCAAGGAGGCGCGCGGTTACGCGGCCGAGGTGCGGGGCCGCGCGCTCGACGTCCTGGAGAGCACGCCGTTCCACGGCACCCGGCTCACCGAGGCGGGGTTCGCCTTCGGGATGATCGCCCAGCACGAACAGCAGCATGACGAGACGATGCTGATCACCCATCAGCTACGGTCGGGAGCACCGGCGCTGACGGCCCCGGATCCCGACCCCGTCTCCCCTGCTTTCCGCGGTCCGTCCGAAGTCCTCGTGCCCGGCGGCCCGTTCACGATGGGGACGACCGCAGAGCCGTGGTCGCTGGACAACGAGCGGCCCGCGCACGCGCGCCTCGTCCCGCCGTTCCACATCGACACCGCACCGGTCACGAACGGCGCGTATCTGGCCTTCATGGACGACGGCGGCTACGACAACTCCCGCTGGTGGACGCCCGAGGGCTGGGCCCTGGTGCGGGACAACGGCCTGCGGTCGCCGCTGTTCTGGCGGCGTGAGGCAGGGCAGTGGCTGCGGCGCCGCTTCGGGGTGACCGAGGTGGTCCCGCCGGACGAGCCCGTCGTGCACGTCAGCTGGTACGAGGCCGACGCGTACGCGCGCTGGGCGGGCCGGCGCCTGCCCAGCGAGGCCGAGTGGGAGAAGGCGGCCCGCTTCGATCCCGCGTCCGGGCGGTCGATGCGCTACCCGTGGGGCGACGCGGACCCGACGCCGGAGCGCGCCAACCTCGGCCAGCGCCACCTGCGCCCGGCCCCTGCGGGCAGCTACCCGGCCGGTGAATCGCCGCTGGGTGTACGGCAGTTGATCGGCGACGTGTGGGAATGGACGTCGAGCGACTTCCTGCCGTACCCGGGGTTCGTGGCCTTCCCGTACAGGGAGTACTCGGAGGTGTTCTTCGGCCCGGACCACAAGGTGCTGCGCGGCGGCTCGTTCGCCGTGGACGCGGTGGCATGCCGCGGCACGTTCCGCAACTGGGACTATCCGGTGCGCCGGCAGATCTTCGCCGGCTTCCGCACCGCGCGCGACGGGGAGGGTGCCTGA
- the egtC gene encoding ergothioneine biosynthesis protein EgtC gives MCRQLAYLGPAAPLGDVLVTPPHSLLRQSWEPRRQRHGTVNADGFGVGWYADGDPVPARYRRAGPIWGDQSFADLARVVRSGAVLAAVRDATLGGADGEAAAAPFASGPWLFSHNGAVKGWPRSLAPLTTAVPPIDLLSLEARCDSAFVWALLLHRLRSGDDQGQALADTVLEVAEAAPGSRLNLLLTDGETITATAWGDSLWYLTEPGRSTVVASEPYDDDPHWREVPDRTLLAASRTDVLLTPLKEPSA, from the coding sequence ATGTGCCGGCAACTGGCCTACCTGGGCCCTGCGGCGCCACTCGGCGACGTGCTCGTGACACCGCCCCACAGCCTGCTGCGCCAGTCCTGGGAGCCGCGCCGCCAGCGGCACGGGACCGTGAACGCCGACGGCTTCGGCGTGGGCTGGTACGCGGACGGGGACCCGGTGCCCGCGCGCTACCGCAGGGCCGGGCCGATCTGGGGCGACCAGTCGTTCGCCGACCTCGCGCGGGTCGTGCGCTCGGGGGCCGTGCTCGCCGCGGTCCGCGACGCCACGCTCGGCGGCGCGGACGGCGAGGCAGCGGCGGCGCCGTTCGCCTCCGGCCCGTGGCTGTTCTCCCACAACGGCGCGGTGAAGGGCTGGCCGCGCTCGCTCGCCCCGCTCACCACAGCGGTGCCGCCGATCGACCTGCTGTCCCTGGAGGCCCGCTGCGACTCGGCGTTCGTCTGGGCACTGCTGCTGCACCGGCTGCGCTCGGGCGACGACCAGGGGCAGGCACTCGCCGACACCGTCCTCGAAGTCGCCGAGGCCGCCCCCGGATCACGGCTCAACCTCCTCCTCACCGATGGGGAGACGATCACCGCGACCGCCTGGGGCGACAGCCTCTGGTATCTCACCGAACCCGGCCGCAGCACCGTCGTCGCCTCCGAGCCGTACGACGACGATCCGCACTGGCGCGAGGTGCCGGACCGCACCTTGCTCGCCGCGAGCCGCACCGACGTCCTGCTGACCCCGCTCAAGGAGCCCTCCGCGTGA
- a CDS encoding phosphatase domain-containing protein yields MIDNSRPLARPLAVFDLDNTLADTAHRQRFLERTPRDWSAFFGAAPEDPPLARGVELALESARECEVVYLTGRPERCRADTVAWLAEQGLPEGRVWMRRNNDRRPARRTKLETLRTLSRGREVRMLVDDDELVCDEAERAGFTVVRARWASGSEALKDAQEREGRT; encoded by the coding sequence GTGATCGACAACAGCAGACCTCTCGCCAGACCCCTGGCCGTGTTCGACCTCGACAACACCCTCGCCGACACGGCCCACCGGCAGCGCTTCCTTGAGCGCACCCCGCGTGACTGGTCGGCCTTCTTCGGGGCGGCGCCCGAAGATCCACCGCTCGCGCGCGGCGTCGAGCTGGCGCTGGAGAGCGCCCGCGAGTGTGAGGTCGTCTACCTCACGGGCAGGCCGGAGCGGTGCCGCGCCGACACCGTGGCCTGGCTCGCCGAACAGGGTCTGCCAGAGGGGCGCGTCTGGATGCGCCGCAACAACGACCGCAGGCCCGCGCGCCGCACCAAACTGGAGACGCTGCGCACGCTCTCCCGCGGCCGCGAGGTACGCATGCTGGTCGACGACGACGAGCTCGTGTGCGACGAGGCCGAACGGGCGGGCTTCACCGTCGTACGCGCCCGCTGGGCGAGCGGTTCCGAGGCGCTGAAGGACGCCCAGGAGCGCGAGGGGCGGACCTGA
- the egtD gene encoding L-histidine N(alpha)-methyltransferase codes for MSPYQLTRTLPEDATGAALRADVLSGLTGTPKTLPPKWFYDARGSELFDEITTLPEYYPTRAEREILLARSQEIADATGARTLVELGSGSSDKTRHLLDDLPVLETYVPVDVSESALRGAAEALGAERPGLNIHGLIADFTLGLTLPDTPGPRLAAFLGGTIGNLLPAERAAFLTSVRALLRPGDMLLLGTDLVKDESVLVAAYDDVAGVTAAFNKNVLSVINRDLGADFDPSAFEHVALWDADNEWIEMRLRSTAAQTVKIPALGLAVDFEDGEEIRTEISAKFREEGVRAELAGAGLRMTHWWTDAQNRFALSLSLVD; via the coding sequence GTGAGCCCGTACCAGCTGACCCGCACCCTGCCCGAGGACGCCACCGGCGCCGCCCTGCGCGCCGATGTCCTCAGCGGCCTGACCGGCACGCCGAAAACGCTGCCGCCCAAGTGGTTCTACGACGCGCGCGGCAGCGAGCTGTTCGACGAGATCACGACCCTGCCCGAGTACTACCCGACGCGCGCCGAGCGGGAGATCCTGCTGGCCCGCTCCCAGGAGATCGCCGACGCCACCGGCGCACGCACCCTCGTCGAGCTGGGCTCCGGCTCGTCGGACAAGACCCGCCACCTGCTCGACGACCTGCCGGTCCTGGAGACGTACGTCCCCGTGGACGTCAGCGAGAGCGCGCTGCGCGGCGCCGCCGAGGCGCTCGGCGCCGAGCGGCCCGGGCTGAACATCCACGGGCTGATCGCCGACTTCACGCTCGGACTCACCCTGCCGGACACTCCGGGGCCGCGCCTGGCCGCGTTCCTCGGCGGCACGATCGGCAACCTTCTGCCGGCCGAGCGCGCCGCGTTCCTGACCTCCGTACGCGCCCTGCTGCGGCCCGGCGACATGCTGCTGCTCGGCACGGACCTGGTGAAGGACGAGTCGGTCCTCGTCGCGGCTTACGACGACGTGGCGGGCGTGACGGCCGCGTTCAACAAGAACGTGCTCAGCGTCATCAACCGCGACCTGGGCGCCGACTTCGACCCGAGCGCCTTCGAGCACGTCGCCCTGTGGGACGCGGACAACGAGTGGATCGAGATGCGGCTGCGCTCCACGGCCGCGCAGACCGTCAAGATCCCGGCGCTCGGCCTCGCGGTCGACTTCGAGGACGGGGAGGAGATCCGCACGGAGATCTCGGCGAAGTTCCGCGAGGAGGGCGTGCGGGCCGAACTGGCGGGCGCGGGGCTGCGCATGACGCACTGGTGGACGGACGCGCAGAACCGCTTCGCGCTCTCGCTCAGCCTCGTGGACTGA
- the egtA gene encoding ergothioneine biosynthesis glutamate--cysteine ligase EgtA, translating to MPEGDCTELGTAALVTEAEVEALVRGICFKTGPPRTVGVEVEWLVHEPRRPRLPLAPERLDAAYAALGALPLSSALTVEPGGQLELSSLPASSLMDCVSAVSADLTAVRTSLAARGLALTGLGTDPWRPPRRLLHEPRYDAMESWFDRTGPAGRAMMCSSASVQVCLDAGHEEPGPLGHGRRWRLSHLLGAVLVSAFANSPMLCGRPTGWRSTRQAVWEEIDPGRSGAPPLDVEPREAWVRHVLDAPVMCVRKDSGPWDVPDGMSLRTWLRTGGPRPATRGDVEYHLSTLFPPVRPRGHLELRMIDAQPGDDGWIVPLAVTTALFDDPEAAETAYRTVKPLSERAGPLPAPHNRLWRDAARHGPSDPELAEAAVTCFAAALDALPRLGASPRVLAAVSAFMDRYVVRGRCPADDVLDRIDAPAPGRTVTS from the coding sequence ATGCCCGAAGGAGACTGTACGGAGCTCGGCACGGCGGCCCTGGTCACCGAGGCCGAGGTCGAGGCGCTGGTCCGCGGGATCTGCTTCAAGACCGGACCACCTCGCACCGTGGGTGTCGAGGTGGAATGGCTCGTCCACGAGCCGCGCAGGCCGCGGCTCCCCCTGGCACCGGAACGGCTCGACGCGGCGTACGCCGCACTGGGCGCCCTGCCCCTCAGCTCGGCGCTCACCGTAGAACCCGGCGGACAGCTGGAGCTCAGCTCCCTGCCCGCCTCATCGCTCATGGACTGCGTCTCGGCCGTCTCGGCCGATCTGACGGCGGTCCGCACCTCGCTCGCTGCCCGTGGCCTCGCGCTGACCGGCCTCGGCACCGATCCCTGGCGCCCGCCGCGGCGGCTGCTCCACGAGCCGCGCTACGACGCCATGGAGTCCTGGTTCGACCGGACCGGTCCCGCGGGCCGCGCCATGATGTGCTCGTCGGCGTCGGTGCAGGTCTGCCTCGACGCGGGGCACGAGGAGCCGGGGCCGCTCGGCCACGGCAGGCGCTGGCGGCTCTCGCACCTGCTCGGCGCCGTCCTGGTCTCCGCGTTCGCCAACTCACCGATGCTGTGCGGGCGTCCGACCGGCTGGCGCTCCACCCGCCAGGCGGTGTGGGAGGAGATCGACCCCGGCAGGTCCGGGGCACCGCCCCTCGACGTGGAGCCGCGCGAGGCCTGGGTCCGGCACGTCCTGGACGCGCCGGTGATGTGCGTCCGCAAGGACAGCGGGCCCTGGGACGTGCCCGACGGCATGTCCCTGCGGACGTGGCTGCGTACCGGTGGGCCTCGGCCCGCCACGCGCGGTGACGTCGAGTACCACCTGTCCACCCTGTTCCCTCCGGTGCGCCCGCGTGGCCACCTCGAACTGCGCATGATCGACGCGCAGCCGGGCGACGACGGCTGGATCGTGCCGCTCGCGGTGACGACCGCGCTGTTCGACGACCCGGAGGCCGCCGAGACCGCGTACCGCACCGTGAAGCCGCTGTCCGAACGGGCGGGCCCGCTGCCCGCGCCGCACAATCGACTGTGGCGCGACGCGGCGCGGCACGGGCCCTCGGACCCCGAGCTCGCCGAGGCGGCCGTCACGTGTTTCGCGGCGGCGCTCGACGCGCTGCCGAGGCTCGGCGCGTCACCCAGGGTGCTCGCCGCCGTCTCCGCTTTCATGGACCGCTATGTCGTGCGCGGCCGGTGCCCCGCCGACGACGTGCTCGACCGCATCGATGCCCCCGCCCCCGGGAGGACCGTCACCTCATGA
- a CDS encoding MsnO8 family LLM class oxidoreductase: MSSVIASTRFSVLDRSRTREGHDGPSALRDTVRFARELDTLGYHRVWVSEHHGVPGVAGSAPTVLAAAVAAATRTIRVGTGGVMLPNHQPLVVAEQFGVLESLFPGRIDMGLGRSVGFTGGVRKALGRDKDDADDFAAQLAELLDFFRGTSTTGVRARPSDGLTVRPFVLAMGEGATIAAEAGLPMVIGDLRNREKMLRGIDRYRATFRPSAWAGEPYVVVSGTIAVAGSPEAAHRLLIPEAWSMAYSRTHGTFPPLPPAERVAALTMTTKERDLYESGLRGHIAGTEDQVADELETLIKESGAQEVLVTTSSYDREGLLESYRGLARVAGLRRA; this comes from the coding sequence GTGAGCTCAGTGATCGCATCGACCCGGTTCTCCGTCCTCGACCGTTCGCGCACCCGCGAGGGGCACGACGGGCCCTCGGCCCTGCGCGACACCGTGCGCTTCGCGCGCGAGCTGGACACGCTCGGCTATCACCGTGTCTGGGTGTCGGAGCACCACGGGGTGCCGGGCGTCGCGGGGTCCGCGCCGACCGTGCTCGCCGCGGCGGTCGCGGCCGCCACCCGCACGATCCGGGTCGGCACCGGCGGCGTGATGCTGCCCAACCATCAACCCCTGGTGGTGGCCGAGCAGTTCGGGGTCCTGGAGTCGCTGTTCCCCGGGCGGATCGACATGGGTCTCGGCCGTTCGGTGGGCTTCACGGGCGGGGTACGCAAGGCGCTCGGGCGGGACAAGGACGATGCCGACGACTTCGCGGCGCAGCTCGCCGAACTGCTCGACTTCTTCCGGGGGACCTCCACGACCGGGGTACGCGCACGCCCCTCGGACGGCCTGACCGTCCGGCCGTTCGTGCTCGCCATGGGCGAGGGCGCGACGATCGCCGCCGAGGCCGGACTCCCGATGGTGATCGGCGACCTGAGGAACCGCGAGAAGATGCTGCGCGGGATCGACCGGTACCGCGCCACGTTCCGGCCGTCCGCGTGGGCGGGCGAGCCGTACGTCGTCGTCTCGGGGACGATCGCGGTCGCCGGGAGTCCGGAGGCCGCCCACCGCCTGCTGATCCCGGAGGCCTGGTCGATGGCGTACTCCCGCACCCACGGCACGTTCCCGCCGCTGCCGCCCGCCGAGCGCGTGGCGGCGCTGACGATGACGACGAAGGAGCGGGACCTCTACGAGTCCGGGCTGCGCGGCCACATCGCGGGCACGGAGGACCAGGTCGCGGACGAGCTGGAGACCCTGATCAAGGAGAGCGGCGCGCAGGAGGTCCTGGTCACGACCAGCTCGTACGACCGCGAGGGACTCCTGGAGTCCTACCGCGGGCTCGCCCGGGTCGCGGGGCTGCGGCGGGCCTAG
- a CDS encoding dodecin: MSDHTYRVTEIVGTSHEGVDQAIRNGIARASQTLRGLDWFEVCQVRGHIENGQIEHYQVGLKVGFRLEDEA, from the coding sequence ATGTCCGATCACACGTACCGGGTCACAGAGATCGTCGGCACCTCCCACGAGGGAGTCGACCAGGCCATCCGCAACGGCATCGCCCGCGCGTCGCAGACGCTGCGCGGCCTGGACTGGTTCGAGGTGTGCCAGGTACGCGGCCACATCGAGAACGGTCAGATCGAGCACTACCAGGTCGGCCTGAAGGTCGGCTTCCGGCTGGAGGACGAGGCCTGA
- a CDS encoding lysophospholipid acyltransferase family protein, with amino-acid sequence MSVWLPSAPCTPKACLEPAGSATAVPRAVLRMTAVVVLVLTGIALSPFGGRIPAGLVRRWCRAIARAIGVQVRVTGTAAAPTGGLLLVANHISWLDIPLLGAVRPARMLAKAEIGRWPLAGPVVARSGVLFIERDRLRALPDTVARIAEALRAGSAVVAFPEGSTWCGRAQGHFRRAVFQAALDAEVPVQPVSVRYRLADGAAGTAAAFVGDDTLLASLWRVASTRGLVAEVEIRDVIPPGSHLDRRSLARAAESGTTGRPRRTHTALVA; translated from the coding sequence ATGAGCGTCTGGCTGCCCAGCGCGCCCTGCACCCCAAAGGCATGCCTGGAGCCGGCGGGGTCAGCGACGGCCGTACCCCGGGCCGTGCTGCGGATGACGGCGGTCGTGGTCCTGGTCCTGACCGGGATCGCGCTGTCACCGTTCGGCGGACGGATCCCCGCCGGACTGGTCAGGCGGTGGTGCCGGGCGATCGCGCGGGCCATCGGGGTCCAGGTCCGCGTCACCGGCACCGCCGCCGCACCCACCGGCGGTCTGCTCCTGGTCGCCAACCACATCTCCTGGCTGGACATCCCGCTGCTCGGCGCCGTGCGGCCGGCCCGGATGCTCGCCAAGGCTGAGATCGGGCGGTGGCCCCTGGCCGGGCCGGTGGTCGCGCGCAGCGGCGTCCTGTTCATCGAGCGGGACCGACTGCGTGCCCTCCCGGACACGGTCGCCCGCATCGCCGAGGCGCTGCGGGCCGGCTCCGCGGTCGTCGCGTTCCCCGAGGGCAGCACCTGGTGCGGCCGTGCGCAGGGGCACTTCCGGCGCGCCGTCTTCCAGGCCGCGCTGGACGCGGAGGTCCCGGTCCAGCCGGTCAGCGTCCGGTACCGGCTCGCCGACGGGGCGGCCGGCACCGCAGCCGCGTTCGTCGGCGACGACACGCTGCTCGCCTCGCTGTGGCGGGTGGCGTCGACACGGGGGCTGGTGGCCGAGGTCGAGATACGGGACGTGATCCCGCCGGGCTCTCACCTCGACCGCCGCTCACTGGCCCGGGCCGCCGAGTCGGGGACGACGGGCCGGCCCCGTAGGACCCACACCGCGCTGGTGGCCTGA